In Thermococcus sp. 21S7, the genomic window GATTTGCAGTATCACCTCAGAAAGCTTGAAAAGCTCGAACTGGTAGTGTCGAAGAGGAGCGGCCTTAGGAGGCACTATTTCCCCTCAGGAATGTTCAGCGAGAGGGAGAAGGACGTGCTTTCAATACTCGCAAGTGAAAACATGAGGGAGATAATAATGTACCTGATCGCCAACCCCGACCCCACACAGAGTGAACTGTGCGAGGAACTCGGCCTCTCCCCCTCGTCGGCGAACTACTACATTGGGAAGCTCGGGGAGCTGGGACTGGTGAAGAGTGTGAGGGACGGGAAGTTCGTGAGGTACCACTTCACGGGGGATGTGGACCTGTTCATCAAGATGATACGGAACTATCATCCCAGCCTTCTGGACAGGTGGACCGACAGGATGCTGGACATATTCTTGGAGCTGGAGGGAAAATGAATGGTGGAGGCCGTTTGCGTTAGTATCGGAATAGAAATCATCACAATGTTCTTTGCGTTAATCCTCTCGCTGGTCTCGTTTAGGGCCTATCGGAGGAGCGGGAAACGGAGACTCCTCTTAGTATCCTTCGGATTCCTGCTGTACTTCCTCAAGGAGATTGTGCTCTGGGCATGGGCGCTGATTTTCCCCGGGTTCGAGTTCCTGGACGTCATCTCGGCCATTCTTGAGTTTGCAATGATAGCCACGTTCTTTGTGGCCATCGCAACAAAGGAGGGGAAATCCGTTGAATCACAGATGGAGTAATCGGCTCACTGTACTGACCGTCCTCGTCTTCGCCGCACTGGCTCTTCAGGGGACGGGGGCATTCTCGGGAATAAACGAGTGGGTTAACTCAAATCTCCCCCTCGTTGACACTCCCGTTATGAACTTCCTCACGATGCTCGGGGGCGACGTGTTCCTCGTCCTGTTTGGAATCTTCGCATTTCTCACAGAGAGGCGCGAAAAGGGCGGAATCTCGGCAGGTACCGCGGCCTTCCTCCTTACGGTGGCCTTCGGTCTCGCCGCCGTCGGTGTCCTCAAGTTTATCTTTGCCGAACCGAGGCCGAGGCCGGACTACGGAACCTACGCCTTCCCCTCGGGCCACGCCTTCAGGGCGGCGGTGATAGCAGCCTACGGCGCGGACAGGTGGAGGAAGTACGCTCCAGCCTTCTGGGCGTACGCCGTTGGAATAGCCCTCACGAGGCTCTTCCTCCACGTTCACTGGCTGGGCGACGTGCTATTCAGCCTGCTCTTTGCCCCCTGGCTCTACCTCCTGCTCAAATCACTCCTCGGAGGGAAGTTTGAATGAACGGCTTCCTTGAAGTCTTCCTCCTCTCGCTGATTCCAACCTTTGAGGGGCGCTATGCCATAGTCTACGGCATAGGTACGGGCTATCCCCTGTGGGAGACGCTTTTGGCCGCTTCCCTCGGCGTTCTGCTCCTCTCGCTGGTCCTTCCCGCTCTGCTCCCATACATAGACAGGCTGATGCTCTGGCTTGAGGGAACCTTCCTCAGGAAGATAGCCCATCTCTACCTCTACTACGTCGAGAGGGTCAGGAAAAAGGCCCACCCCTACGTTGAGAAGTGGGGCTTCATCGGGCTGACGATATTCGTGGCGATACCGCTCCCCGGGACGGGCGTCTGGACCGGTGCTCTGGCGGCATACATACTCGCCATAGAGAAGAGGCAGACGGTTCCGGCTTTAATCCTCGGCGGGCTTTTGAGCATGGCGATAACGCTGCTGCCCGCTTTGGGACTGTTCGGATAAAAAGGGGAAGCTCAGGTAAGGCTCTTCCCCCTCGTCTCTTCTCCTAACGCTAAGACGTCCAGCGCACCGATTATCGCCACCACCGCAATCACAAGTACCGCCAAGGCGCTCCCGCTCAGCTCCATTATCTTGCCGGCGAGAATTGGCGCTATTCCTCCGCCTATCCTCGCCATCGCCCCCGCCCAGCCGGTTCCCGTGCCCCGGACGGCCGTTGGGTAGAGCTCCGGCGTGTAGGCGTATATCGCTCCCCAGGCACCGAGGTTGAAGAAGCTGAAGGCTATCGCACTCGCGATTATCGCCGCTTCGTTCCCCGAGCTGGCCGCGAAGTAGAAGCCGACTCCGGCTATTCCCGAGAGCAGGAGGTAGCAGGAGAGGGTCTTCTTCCGGCCGATTTTCTCAAGCAGATAAGCGGCGCTCCAGTAGCCGGGCAGCTGGGCTATGGCGGTGATGATGAAGTACTGGAAGCTCCTGAAGACGGTGATTCCCAGCGTTGCCGAGAGGAACTTCGGAAGCCAGATAAAGAAGCCGTAGTAGGCGAAGGCTATGCTGAACCAGGCTATCGTGAGCATGAGGGTGGTTCTGCCGTAGCGCCTCCAGAGATCCGCGACCGAGGCTTTCTTGGCCTCCTTTTGAACCTCAAGCTTAACGCTCACGCCGAGGGTCTTCCTGATGGTCTCCTCGGCCTCCCTAACGCGTCCCTTGATGAGCAGGTAGCGGGGCGATTCGGGGAGTGTAAGGAGCAAGGGCAGAATCAGTATCACCGCGCCGCCGAAGAGCAGTATGCCCCTCCAGTCGGCCTTTACGAGGATAGCAACTACTCCTATGATTATCGTTCCTATCGCCCAGAAGCTCTCAAGGATTGAAATCATCGCACCCCTTATCGACCTTGGCATGAACTCGGCGAAGTAGGAGCTTGCAACCGGCAGCGAGCCGCCGAGGCCGAGGCCGACGATGAAGCGCAGGGCTATGAGGGCGTCCAGGCTACCCGCGAAGGAGCTGACTATCGAGCCGATGGAGAATGTTGCAACCGCGAGGGTGAGGGTTTTCTTCCGCCCAATCCTGTCGGCTAGATAGCCGAAGAGCCACGCGCCGAAGAGCATGCCGAAGAGCGCCGCCGAGCCGAGGGAGCCTAGCTTTGTGAGGCTGCCCTGGAAGGCGGGGTCGTTCTTGAGCAGGGCCATGACGAATCCGGCCGAGATTGTGTTCACGGCTATGAACGCCCACACCGTCCCCAGAATGGCCAGGAGCGTGTAGTGGAACTTATTCAACCGGGAGTTTTCGATGGCCTCCACAGCCCTCACCGGATTCCATTTGCATGAAGAAGTTTTTAAGCGTTTTCTCGGTCGTTCCGTCTTGTTACACAGGTTTGGGAAGTTATCCGGGAGTCTCGGAGAATAATGTGACTCACAGTTCTTTAATCTCCGGGATTCTTTCACCCATGCCGCTCAAAAACCTTAAATCATCCGGAGACTCAACTTCCCATCCAGGGTGGTGAGATGAACCTGCTGGGTAGGTACAGGCTCCTCTTCGTCCTCATGAA contains:
- a CDS encoding winged helix-turn-helix transcriptional regulator, producing MKGRELNERTKRVLEFVRENPGLSFNEISRRLGIAKGDLQYHLRKLEKLELVVSKRSGLRRHYFPSGMFSEREKDVLSILASENMREIIMYLIANPDPTQSELCEELGLSPSSANYYIGKLGELGLVKSVRDGKFVRYHFTGDVDLFIKMIRNYHPSLLDRWTDRMLDIFLELEGK
- a CDS encoding MFS transporter produces the protein MEAIENSRLNKFHYTLLAILGTVWAFIAVNTISAGFVMALLKNDPAFQGSLTKLGSLGSAALFGMLFGAWLFGYLADRIGRKKTLTLAVATFSIGSIVSSFAGSLDALIALRFIVGLGLGGSLPVASSYFAEFMPRSIRGAMISILESFWAIGTIIIGVVAILVKADWRGILLFGGAVILILPLLLTLPESPRYLLIKGRVREAEETIRKTLGVSVKLEVQKEAKKASVADLWRRYGRTTLMLTIAWFSIAFAYYGFFIWLPKFLSATLGITVFRSFQYFIITAIAQLPGYWSAAYLLEKIGRKKTLSCYLLLSGIAGVGFYFAASSGNEAAIIASAIAFSFFNLGAWGAIYAYTPELYPTAVRGTGTGWAGAMARIGGGIAPILAGKIMELSGSALAVLVIAVVAIIGALDVLALGEETRGKSLT
- a CDS encoding COG2426 family protein, giving the protein MNGFLEVFLLSLIPTFEGRYAIVYGIGTGYPLWETLLAASLGVLLLSLVLPALLPYIDRLMLWLEGTFLRKIAHLYLYYVERVRKKAHPYVEKWGFIGLTIFVAIPLPGTGVWTGALAAYILAIEKRQTVPALILGGLLSMAITLLPALGLFG
- a CDS encoding phosphatase PAP2 family protein gives rise to the protein MNHRWSNRLTVLTVLVFAALALQGTGAFSGINEWVNSNLPLVDTPVMNFLTMLGGDVFLVLFGIFAFLTERREKGGISAGTAAFLLTVAFGLAAVGVLKFIFAEPRPRPDYGTYAFPSGHAFRAAVIAAYGADRWRKYAPAFWAYAVGIALTRLFLHVHWLGDVLFSLLFAPWLYLLLKSLLGGKFE